From a single Lewinella sp. LCG006 genomic region:
- a CDS encoding carbohydrate ABC transporter permease — protein sequence MIKNRTKSRLLPYLIVSPYLLHLVLFILFPVGFSILLTFHKWNIIAPMEFVGMDNFSRLIQDRLFWKAILNTLKFLLIHIPLQVLIALGLAYVLNEKLFMRGFFRASFFLPVVVSGVVVTILWQQLLGVETGLLNRMLTDLGFARVGWLTNPKIAMISIAIMATWKNVGLYVILFLVGLQAVPQSYYEAAKVEGASSWQQFRYITLPAINPTLFMVAILSTIGGFSLFIEPYIMTDGGPLNSTLSAMLYIYKQAFGYYHMGYSATLGLFFAVLIMLVVAVQKYTIETDE from the coding sequence ATGATAAAAAACCGTACGAAAAGTCGATTATTACCCTACCTCATCGTATCGCCCTACTTGTTGCATCTGGTGCTGTTTATCCTGTTTCCGGTAGGGTTCTCCATCCTGCTTACTTTCCATAAATGGAACATTATAGCGCCGATGGAATTTGTTGGGATGGATAATTTTTCTCGTCTCATCCAGGATCGATTGTTCTGGAAAGCTATTCTGAATACCCTGAAGTTTCTCCTCATTCATATCCCCTTACAGGTGCTTATCGCACTAGGTTTGGCCTACGTTTTGAACGAGAAACTATTCATGCGTGGCTTTTTTCGAGCGTCGTTCTTCTTACCAGTAGTCGTCTCTGGCGTGGTGGTAACCATCTTGTGGCAACAACTCCTGGGAGTAGAGACCGGGTTGCTGAACCGGATGTTGACGGATTTGGGTTTTGCTCGGGTAGGTTGGCTCACCAATCCTAAGATCGCCATGATCTCTATTGCGATTATGGCGACGTGGAAAAATGTCGGATTGTACGTTATCCTTTTTCTGGTAGGTTTGCAGGCTGTTCCACAAAGCTACTACGAGGCCGCTAAGGTAGAAGGTGCGAGTTCCTGGCAACAGTTCCGGTACATTACCCTGCCTGCGATCAACCCTACGCTTTTCATGGTGGCGATCTTATCGACCATAGGTGGATTCAGTCTCTTTATTGAACCCTACATCATGACGGATGGAGGGCCACTCAACAGCACCTTGTCAGCGATGCTTTACATCTACAAACAGGCCTTTGGTTATTATCACATGGGGTATTCCGCAACCTTGGGGCTGTTTTTTGCGGTCCTGATCATGTTGGTAGTGGCTGTTCAGAAATATACCATTGAAACGGACGAATAA
- a CDS encoding glycoside hydrolase family 130 protein: protein MADMVKRFAGNPIITTIDIAPSQEGWVVECVLNPGVFRFDGKVWLLLRVAERPVQQEGIISFPVLKEDGTVEVLAFENDEVDLSDPRMIGHKGKKYLSTISHLRLVCSEDGKSFIEPEDFPSQLFGQGKLESYGIEDCRVSYLEGEYFLTYTQVSESGVGVGLMRTRDWRNVKREGMILPPHNKDCALFEEKIGDKYFCFHRPSGHGPGGNFIWIASSPDLLHWGAHQCILHTREGWWDSTRVGAGAAPIKTEEGWLMIYHGANEEHRYCLGAALLDLEDPSKVLARSHRPLMEPDAVYEQTGFFGNVIFTNGHLVDGDKVTMYYGASDEVICVAILSVQDILTEILTTV, encoded by the coding sequence ATGGCAGATATGGTTAAGCGGTTTGCAGGTAACCCTATTATAACGACAATAGACATTGCCCCGAGCCAGGAAGGTTGGGTAGTGGAATGTGTCCTTAATCCTGGCGTTTTTCGGTTTGATGGGAAAGTCTGGTTACTACTTAGAGTGGCCGAACGTCCGGTGCAGCAGGAAGGAATTATCTCATTTCCCGTACTTAAAGAAGACGGTACGGTCGAGGTCCTAGCTTTTGAAAATGACGAAGTTGATCTTTCAGATCCCCGCATGATTGGGCATAAGGGCAAAAAATACTTGTCAACGATTTCTCACTTGCGTTTGGTTTGTAGTGAAGACGGTAAGTCGTTCATTGAACCAGAAGATTTTCCCAGCCAGCTTTTCGGTCAAGGTAAACTTGAATCTTACGGTATTGAAGACTGCCGGGTAAGCTACCTGGAAGGAGAGTATTTTCTCACCTATACCCAGGTATCGGAGAGTGGAGTAGGTGTAGGCCTCATGCGTACGCGCGATTGGCGCAATGTTAAGCGAGAAGGCATGATTTTGCCGCCTCACAATAAGGATTGCGCCCTTTTTGAAGAAAAAATAGGAGACAAATATTTTTGTTTTCACCGCCCGTCGGGGCATGGCCCGGGAGGAAACTTTATCTGGATCGCTTCTTCGCCGGACTTACTGCACTGGGGCGCGCACCAATGTATTTTGCATACCCGCGAAGGTTGGTGGGACAGTACCAGGGTGGGAGCAGGAGCGGCACCCATCAAGACGGAAGAAGGCTGGTTGATGATCTATCACGGCGCAAATGAGGAACATCGTTATTGTCTGGGAGCAGCTTTGCTCGATTTAGAAGATCCTTCCAAGGTGTTGGCTCGTTCTCATCGGCCACTGATGGAACCGGATGCTGTTTACGAACAGACGGGCTTCTTTGGTAATGTTATCTTTACCAATGGTCATCTGGTTGATGGCGACAAAGTAACGATGTACTACGGCGCTTCAGATGAAGTCATCTGTGTGGCAATTTTATCGGTTCAGGATATTCTTACTGAGATCTTAACGACCGTTTAG
- a CDS encoding ABC transporter ATP-binding protein, which translates to MAAIKFDKVTKQYGKVQAIKEVTLEVKDREFMVLVGPSGCGKSTLLRMIAGLEEISTGELYIGDQMVNELPPKDRDIAIVFQNYALYPHMTAYENMAFGLKIRGTSKEVIREKVMNAAAILGIEDLLDRKPKAMSGGQRQRIAIGRAIVREPRVFLFDEPLSNLDAKLRGQMRLEIARLHKKLQTTVVYVTHDQVEAMTLGDRIAVINQGIIQQVDTPDNLYRFPKNRFVAGFIGTPPMNFLEGKIMDKEGDIVFRTDSGELSVSVKDHAEIAALIHQKVTLGIRPEHIHASAAKAGPQSIPFSAYIPIVERLGHECYAFLAIGDQQISARLLSEEVSTNLPATMNLYIERDKIHFFSAETGESLKSSH; encoded by the coding sequence ATGGCAGCAATAAAATTCGACAAGGTTACTAAACAATACGGCAAGGTACAGGCCATCAAGGAAGTGACCTTAGAGGTGAAAGACCGCGAGTTCATGGTCTTGGTCGGGCCTTCCGGGTGCGGTAAATCCACCTTGTTGCGGATGATTGCGGGCTTAGAAGAGATCAGCACGGGAGAGCTTTACATCGGAGACCAGATGGTTAATGAGCTGCCTCCCAAAGATCGGGACATTGCCATCGTCTTCCAGAATTACGCGCTCTATCCCCACATGACGGCTTACGAAAATATGGCCTTCGGTTTGAAAATTCGAGGGACGAGTAAAGAAGTCATTCGCGAAAAGGTCATGAACGCCGCCGCCATCCTGGGCATTGAAGACCTCTTGGATAGAAAACCCAAGGCGATGTCGGGAGGACAACGGCAGCGTATCGCCATCGGGCGAGCGATAGTACGCGAACCCAGAGTGTTCCTTTTCGATGAGCCTCTCAGTAACCTGGATGCCAAACTCCGGGGACAGATGCGATTAGAGATTGCTCGTTTGCACAAGAAATTACAGACCACAGTCGTCTACGTCACCCACGATCAAGTAGAAGCCATGACTTTGGGTGATCGCATCGCAGTTATTAATCAAGGCATTATCCAGCAGGTAGATACCCCCGATAATCTTTACCGGTTTCCAAAGAATCGTTTTGTCGCTGGATTCATTGGCACCCCTCCCATGAATTTTCTGGAAGGAAAGATAATGGATAAAGAAGGAGACATCGTATTTCGTACGGATTCCGGAGAGCTCAGCGTATCGGTAAAAGACCATGCTGAAATTGCCGCATTAATCCACCAGAAGGTAACATTGGGCATTCGCCCCGAGCACATCCACGCCAGCGCTGCCAAAGCCGGGCCACAATCCATTCCCTTCAGCGCTTACATTCCGATCGTTGAACGTTTGGGACACGAATGCTATGCCTTCTTGGCCATTGGCGATCAGCAGATATCTGCCCGCCTGCTCAGCGAGGAAGTGAGCACCAATTTACCCGCCACCATGAATCTGTACATTGAGCGGGACAAGATCCATTTCTTTTCCGCAGAGACCGGGGAGTCGCTTAAATCTTCGCACTAA
- a CDS encoding LamG-like jellyroll fold domain-containing protein, which translates to MMKHLYQLIMGLACLLSTTSVIAQTPIAHYDFSGSAKDITTNANHAVVNGAQLIQDRLGFANSAFLFDGEQSSVIAPNSSVLNTPQTTLSFWVNVTALPEQGEDFLLSFGGWQQRWKVSLPAHGKLIWTTNNTSGISDMDAGDGNELVPGQWTHVAMVHNGTEDKIYLNGAVVATKAVAGDMNATTNVLGIGYNPIDNANYFDGALDEVMIFGTGLSDAEIAALYNTQNTAPIIGNGVVASYSFAKAGFEDAYGNHASLQDATVATDRFGYGHSALAFNGTSTEVTAPNSSVLNSPTTSIAFWIKLNSLPASGEYFLMSNGGWQERWKISLPGHGKPVFTTNNTSGISDMDSGDGNELVVGEWTHVMMVHDGTKDKIYLNGALAAEKNVAGDLNATTQPLGIGYNPIDGGNWTDGVIDEVSILNYALTDGEVATLYAEQATFPGTVTPEVALYSLNGDGQDDSQFGNSAELLPGASEVANRHGWGANALEGAAVAPNSVALQSDATTVAFWVKPNSFPVSGEVYLLSNGGWQERWKISMPNHGKPVWTTHTATCCNDLDSGTPLTLDTWTHLAMVHDATTGKDLIYLNGTLANERDAAGALATTKYPLGIGYDPIDGGSFFDGAIDDLRIYNEALDAAAIAALYAEQNTAPAVSDLVAHYAFSGNGKDETAYNNDASMPVLTTDRFGRTNQAAAFDGTTEVTAANSAQQNSPLASISFWVNLNSLPASGEVFLLSNGGWQERWKISLPNHGKPVFTTNNTSGISDMDSGDGNELPVGEWTHVVMVHDGSKDIIYFNGAQVAEKNVTGDLNSTTHPLGMGYNPIDGGNWLDGSLDDVQLYSIALDGPAVAALYAEQSTPPVITDTEAPCAPLNLTADVVFNNVDLAWLPATDNEAVTAYNVYIDDVLAATTEETNAYFPLLTPLTTYTFAVTAIDAAGNESLPSSLLVTTGVDETPDITPPTPPMNLMGSPSFSSVLLSWEAATDDTQVAGYYVWLDAVPYDTIGASNLSILVTGLEPSELYSFEVAAFDLAGNVSELAELTLSTTEPLETAEPGLVAHYPFDGNANDATPYANHGVIGGDPIFENSTHPHGGGMNIKFDGMQDSVLAPNAVQLLSDFTSVAFWIRVDEVNTAIAESYIMDFGHWSERWKISLPQHTKIVWTTNSNTIQFPELISDMDSGDGNELVPGFWWYVTMVHDGENDLIYVNGIQANSKPAPGLLNVTAFNLGMGNNPIEGGQYFNGALDNVKIYNRALTADEIATLYETGSIVVGTNEPNLIGTYIESVYPNPVTDILNVRHGLPGNQPLLLRTFDAAGRQLDMLRLTPAQVANGQFDLSVANYPAGIYSLNFVLGGKNLGTVMFNKQ; encoded by the coding sequence ATGATGAAACATTTATACCAATTAATAATGGGCTTGGCCTGTTTGCTCAGCACAACAAGTGTGATTGCACAGACCCCAATTGCTCACTACGATTTCTCAGGAAGCGCCAAGGATATTACGACCAATGCCAACCATGCAGTCGTAAATGGTGCGCAACTGATCCAGGATCGCCTCGGTTTTGCCAATAGTGCTTTTTTGTTTGATGGAGAACAAAGCAGCGTTATTGCACCGAATAGCAGTGTATTGAATACGCCCCAAACGACCCTTAGCTTCTGGGTAAACGTCACGGCGCTACCAGAACAAGGCGAAGATTTTCTGCTTTCCTTTGGCGGTTGGCAGCAACGTTGGAAAGTATCTCTTCCCGCCCACGGAAAGTTGATCTGGACCACCAACAATACCTCGGGTATTTCTGACATGGATGCTGGTGATGGCAACGAGCTGGTGCCGGGGCAATGGACCCACGTAGCGATGGTCCACAACGGTACAGAAGACAAGATTTACCTCAATGGAGCAGTTGTAGCCACCAAGGCTGTAGCGGGTGATATGAATGCGACGACCAATGTTTTAGGCATAGGTTATAATCCTATTGACAACGCCAACTACTTTGATGGTGCACTGGATGAGGTGATGATCTTTGGCACAGGACTTTCTGACGCCGAGATTGCCGCTTTGTACAATACACAAAATACTGCACCGATCATTGGCAACGGTGTCGTCGCCAGCTATTCTTTTGCTAAGGCAGGTTTTGAGGACGCTTACGGAAATCATGCAAGCTTGCAGGATGCTACCGTGGCTACCGACCGCTTCGGCTATGGCCATAGCGCCCTGGCGTTCAATGGTACCAGTACCGAAGTTACCGCACCCAACTCCTCCGTATTGAATTCCCCCACAACCTCTATCGCTTTTTGGATCAAACTCAATAGTTTACCCGCAAGTGGGGAATACTTCCTGATGTCCAATGGCGGTTGGCAAGAGCGGTGGAAAATCTCCCTGCCTGGCCACGGTAAGCCCGTCTTTACGACCAACAACACTTCAGGTATTTCCGATATGGACAGCGGTGATGGCAATGAACTCGTCGTTGGCGAATGGACCCACGTGATGATGGTGCATGATGGTACCAAAGATAAAATCTACCTCAACGGTGCCTTGGCCGCAGAAAAGAATGTAGCGGGTGACCTCAATGCTACAACACAGCCGCTAGGCATCGGTTACAATCCCATCGACGGAGGTAACTGGACCGACGGAGTGATCGACGAGGTAAGCATTTTAAATTATGCACTGACTGATGGGGAAGTGGCTACTCTTTACGCGGAACAAGCTACTTTCCCTGGTACGGTAACGCCAGAAGTCGCCTTGTACAGCCTGAATGGTGATGGGCAAGACGATAGTCAATTTGGCAATAGTGCTGAACTCCTTCCGGGAGCTAGTGAAGTTGCTAACCGCCACGGCTGGGGCGCAAATGCTCTGGAAGGAGCTGCTGTTGCGCCTAATTCAGTGGCCCTGCAATCGGATGCCACGACGGTCGCCTTTTGGGTAAAACCCAATAGCTTTCCGGTTTCCGGAGAAGTCTATTTACTGTCTAACGGTGGCTGGCAGGAACGGTGGAAGATTTCCATGCCTAACCACGGTAAACCCGTCTGGACAACCCACACGGCAACTTGTTGTAATGACCTCGATTCCGGCACGCCCCTAACCTTGGATACCTGGACCCACCTGGCCATGGTACACGATGCCACGACCGGCAAAGACCTGATCTACCTCAATGGCACTTTGGCCAATGAGCGCGACGCTGCGGGCGCACTAGCGACCACCAAATACCCCCTCGGTATCGGCTACGATCCTATTGATGGCGGCAGCTTCTTTGACGGCGCTATTGATGATTTGCGTATTTACAACGAAGCGCTTGATGCAGCAGCCATTGCGGCACTCTACGCGGAGCAAAATACGGCCCCTGCTGTTAGTGACCTGGTAGCCCACTATGCTTTCAGCGGTAATGGTAAAGACGAGACAGCTTACAACAATGATGCTTCCATGCCCGTGCTCACGACGGATCGTTTTGGTCGCACCAACCAGGCTGCTGCTTTTGACGGTACCACGGAAGTGACGGCAGCAAATTCTGCCCAGCAGAATTCACCTTTAGCCAGTATCAGTTTCTGGGTAAACCTCAACTCTTTGCCCGCTAGCGGAGAAGTCTTTTTACTCTCTAATGGCGGCTGGCAGGAACGTTGGAAGATCTCTTTGCCCAACCATGGTAAGCCCGTTTTTACCACCAATAATACCTCTGGTATTTCGGACATGGACAGTGGCGATGGGAATGAGCTGCCCGTTGGAGAATGGACGCACGTGGTAATGGTACATGATGGTAGCAAAGACATCATTTATTTCAACGGAGCCCAGGTGGCGGAGAAAAATGTGACGGGTGATTTGAATAGCACGACTCATCCGCTAGGCATGGGTTACAACCCTATTGATGGAGGAAATTGGTTGGACGGAAGCCTGGATGATGTACAATTGTACAGTATCGCGCTTGACGGACCAGCTGTTGCAGCGCTCTATGCCGAGCAGTCTACGCCTCCGGTAATTACGGATACCGAAGCTCCTTGCGCGCCGCTTAACCTCACCGCTGACGTCGTCTTCAACAATGTTGATCTGGCGTGGTTGCCTGCTACCGATAACGAAGCAGTGACAGCCTATAACGTTTATATTGATGACGTACTCGCGGCGACGACGGAGGAAACGAACGCTTATTTTCCGCTCCTGACACCGCTTACTACCTACACCTTTGCGGTGACGGCTATTGATGCGGCAGGAAATGAATCTTTGCCAAGTAGCTTGTTGGTCACCACTGGTGTCGATGAAACTCCTGACATTACGCCTCCCACACCACCGATGAACCTGATGGGATCTCCGAGCTTTAGCTCTGTACTGCTCAGCTGGGAAGCGGCTACCGATGATACCCAGGTGGCGGGTTATTATGTTTGGTTAGATGCCGTGCCTTACGACACCATTGGAGCCAGTAACTTGTCGATTTTGGTGACAGGCTTGGAGCCTTCTGAGTTGTACTCCTTCGAAGTAGCAGCCTTTGATTTGGCCGGCAACGTTTCAGAACTTGCCGAATTGACGCTGAGCACCACGGAGCCCCTGGAAACAGCAGAGCCCGGTTTGGTGGCTCATTATCCTTTTGATGGCAATGCCAACGATGCAACGCCTTATGCCAACCACGGGGTAATTGGAGGAGATCCGATTTTTGAAAATTCGACGCATCCTCACGGTGGTGGAATGAATATCAAGTTTGATGGAATGCAGGATTCCGTATTGGCTCCCAATGCAGTACAGCTGCTTTCTGATTTCACCTCGGTAGCGTTCTGGATTCGGGTCGATGAAGTCAATACAGCGATAGCAGAATCTTATATCATGGACTTCGGTCACTGGAGCGAGCGCTGGAAAATCTCCTTACCACAGCACACCAAGATTGTCTGGACCACGAACAGCAACACCATTCAGTTTCCTGAATTGATTTCGGATATGGACAGCGGTGATGGTAATGAATTGGTACCTGGATTCTGGTGGTACGTAACAATGGTACACGATGGCGAAAACGATCTGATTTACGTCAACGGTATCCAGGCCAATAGCAAGCCTGCTCCTGGTCTGTTAAACGTTACTGCCTTTAACCTCGGTATGGGAAATAACCCCATTGAAGGCGGCCAGTACTTTAATGGCGCCTTGGACAACGTAAAGATTTACAACCGGGCCTTAACTGCTGATGAAATAGCCACACTTTACGAGACAGGATCTATTGTTGTAGGTACCAATGAGCCCAACTTGATTGGCACTTACATCGAAAGTGTTTACCCCAATCCAGTTACGGATATTCTGAACGTACGGCACGGTTTGCCAGGCAACCAACCCCTCTTGTTGCGTACTTTTGACGCGGCTGGTCGCCAGTTGGATATGCTGCGCTTAACGCCTGCCCAAGTTGCCAATGGTCAATTTGACTTATCGGTAGCTAATTATCCTGCGGGTATTTACTCCCTCAACTTTGTGTTGGGAGGTAAAAACCTGGGTACGGTGATGTTCAACAAACAGTAA
- a CDS encoding extracellular solute-binding protein, whose translation MTNCNKETNSSDHTITYWTSNNGGEIAFSDWAVEEWQREHPNTPIKYQPIPEGQSSEEIILAAVVARTTPDIYSNIWQGTVAFYSEANILVALDTLDGFLEFIQSRCSPATIKEITADNGHIYQLPWKINPIMTIYNERLLSELGYEEFPASYSEFLRAAKDFQRDEDNDGYVDQWFGNTSVKLAWYQRLFNFYPLYLAASGGAPLIKDGKANFNNEHAIEAFRFLQTLYQENYFSKQSESAGQDLFVAEQYASKWTGPWEIQYLERFKKDNFTYNFAPMPVPDTHEGPVYTYCDPKSFVIFSTCQNPQAAWEFIKSMVTEEADLQFLKMTNQLPRRQNLSQLPTFAAHFAAFPKMQAFANQVEHVVGGDYSPYLTEVFDIISQEYEACVLYQIKTPEQAIADAEEAVNVLLRAEQS comes from the coding sequence TTGACCAACTGCAACAAAGAAACAAATTCTTCTGATCATACGATCACCTACTGGACCTCCAACAACGGGGGCGAGATCGCTTTTTCGGATTGGGCGGTAGAAGAATGGCAACGCGAGCATCCGAATACGCCCATCAAATACCAGCCTATCCCCGAGGGGCAATCCAGTGAAGAGATTATTTTGGCGGCCGTTGTTGCTCGGACGACACCAGATATTTACTCCAATATCTGGCAAGGTACCGTTGCTTTTTACAGCGAAGCCAATATTCTGGTCGCCCTCGATACCCTGGATGGTTTTCTTGAATTTATCCAAAGTCGCTGTTCGCCCGCTACCATCAAGGAGATCACCGCTGACAATGGGCACATCTATCAACTCCCGTGGAAGATCAACCCGATCATGACGATCTACAATGAGCGGCTGCTCAGCGAATTAGGGTACGAAGAATTCCCGGCCAGTTATTCTGAGTTTTTGCGAGCCGCGAAAGACTTTCAGCGAGATGAAGATAACGACGGCTACGTGGACCAATGGTTTGGCAATACCTCCGTTAAATTGGCGTGGTACCAACGTTTGTTCAACTTTTATCCGCTGTACCTGGCAGCGTCCGGAGGTGCCCCACTGATTAAAGACGGCAAAGCCAACTTCAACAACGAACACGCCATTGAAGCCTTCCGGTTTTTACAAACGCTCTACCAGGAAAACTACTTTTCTAAACAATCCGAATCTGCTGGCCAGGACCTTTTCGTGGCCGAGCAGTACGCTAGCAAATGGACGGGCCCCTGGGAAATTCAATACCTGGAAAGATTCAAGAAGGATAACTTCACCTACAACTTTGCCCCTATGCCCGTACCAGATACACACGAAGGGCCCGTCTACACCTATTGTGATCCAAAGAGTTTTGTGATTTTTAGCACTTGCCAAAACCCACAGGCCGCCTGGGAGTTCATTAAAAGCATGGTAACGGAGGAAGCAGATTTGCAATTTCTGAAAATGACCAATCAGCTCCCGCGCCGACAAAACCTCAGCCAGTTGCCGACCTTTGCTGCGCATTTTGCAGCGTTTCCGAAAATGCAGGCTTTCGCCAACCAGGTTGAGCACGTGGTTGGAGGAGATTATAGCCCTTATCTGACGGAAGTATTTGACATCATCTCCCAGGAGTACGAAGCTTGTGTCCTTTACCAAATCAAAACACCGGAACAAGCCATCGCTGATGCAGAAGAAGCAGTGAATGTGCTGCTGCGTGCGGAGCAGTCGTGA
- a CDS encoding carbohydrate ABC transporter permease translates to MKLTRILLYCVLVIAALAFIYPFYWMLLASFTPEANITELGLLPHGFTLDNYLALFDKIPIWRSFFNSSLVALTATAGVLTFGSMTGYALSKLHFRGREALFYIVIFTMTLPFQITLIPNYILMVEFGWVDTLAALIVPALNGAFAILLFRQAFKAIPDDLIYAARVDGCGELRIIFQVLWPNILPTLITVGILTFMNSWNDVLWPLIVIREEDLMTMPQLVTLFAVGGRAEAQLGVKLAAAFLLALPIIIAYAIFQKHFIQSMASSGLKG, encoded by the coding sequence ATGAAGCTAACCCGCATTTTGCTGTACTGTGTTTTGGTCATCGCTGCCCTGGCCTTTATTTATCCTTTTTACTGGATGCTACTGGCTTCTTTTACCCCTGAAGCCAACATTACCGAGTTGGGGCTTCTGCCACATGGTTTTACCCTGGACAACTATTTGGCGCTATTTGATAAAATCCCCATTTGGCGTTCCTTTTTCAATAGCAGTCTGGTGGCACTCACCGCCACCGCGGGCGTATTGACCTTTGGGTCGATGACGGGATATGCTTTATCTAAACTTCACTTTCGTGGTCGCGAGGCGCTTTTTTACATTGTCATCTTTACCATGACCCTCCCGTTTCAGATTACCTTAATTCCCAATTATATTCTGATGGTAGAATTTGGGTGGGTAGACACGCTGGCCGCACTCATCGTCCCCGCGCTGAATGGTGCATTTGCTATCCTGCTTTTTCGGCAGGCTTTCAAAGCCATACCTGATGATCTCATCTACGCTGCCAGGGTAGACGGGTGTGGTGAGTTGCGCATCATCTTCCAGGTGTTGTGGCCCAATATTTTGCCTACCCTGATTACTGTCGGGATTCTCACGTTTATGAATTCGTGGAATGATGTGCTCTGGCCACTGATCGTCATTCGGGAAGAAGATTTAATGACTATGCCTCAATTGGTGACCCTCTTTGCCGTGGGTGGGCGAGCGGAGGCACAGTTAGGAGTCAAGCTGGCCGCTGCGTTTTTACTGGCCTTGCCGATTATTATTGCCTACGCGATTTTTCAGAAACATTTTATTCAGAGTATGGCCTCTTCCGGGCTAAAAGGGTAA
- a CDS encoding glycoside hydrolase family 130 protein, whose product MKAIQRTNIRLYANPQRVLARYLNVGNAVRIAPVADYIRQLSAAAVAEQLATLNQEFGQRHADLTAIFRKNYERLLQYVPPLANADKQVLLGAYFTNEYSIEAAALFNPSIVPHSDQEGVPNGATRFLMSLRAAGEGHISSITFATGLIDAQGNIVLDERSGHLDSGDVTTELVRDKSFVIRRLKHLEAFEKLLEETLPASFNLEEAKQIIGDQKELTLTQQQEIQQALALVFELNYEVAFEEHIPLINRVLFPQSRAETNGIEDARFVTFTEEGKTSYLGTYTAYNGREIRPQLIVTTDFRHYKIGPFYGAAASDKGMALFPEKIAGRYAMIGRQGGRSLSIMYSDDLYFWEEALPLQAPERGWEMLQIGNCGSPVKTDAGWLLLTHGVGPMRKYVLSCSLLDLEHPEKVLASLDLPLLSPNSEEREGYVPNVLYTCGMMAHAGRLIIPYAMSDNAISFATIAEEDLIAELLKNN is encoded by the coding sequence ATGAAAGCAATCCAAAGAACAAATATTCGATTATACGCCAATCCTCAACGGGTGCTGGCCCGCTACCTCAATGTTGGGAACGCAGTACGTATTGCACCAGTGGCGGACTATATACGACAATTGTCTGCTGCTGCTGTCGCGGAACAATTAGCAACCTTGAACCAGGAATTTGGCCAGCGGCACGCTGATTTGACTGCTATTTTTCGTAAAAATTACGAGCGCTTGCTGCAATATGTTCCTCCTTTGGCCAACGCCGATAAACAAGTCTTGCTTGGCGCTTATTTTACCAATGAATACAGTATTGAGGCGGCTGCGCTATTCAACCCTTCTATTGTCCCTCACTCTGATCAGGAAGGCGTCCCCAACGGGGCCACACGGTTTTTGATGAGCTTGAGGGCTGCTGGCGAAGGACATATTTCGTCCATCACCTTTGCTACCGGATTGATAGATGCGCAGGGAAATATCGTACTTGATGAACGTTCCGGGCATCTGGATAGTGGAGACGTTACCACCGAATTGGTACGCGATAAATCCTTTGTGATAAGGAGGTTGAAGCATCTAGAGGCTTTCGAAAAGCTTTTAGAAGAAACGTTACCCGCTTCTTTTAACTTGGAAGAAGCAAAACAAATCATTGGTGACCAAAAAGAACTAACGCTTACCCAGCAGCAGGAAATACAGCAGGCACTGGCCCTCGTCTTCGAATTAAACTACGAAGTGGCTTTTGAGGAGCACATTCCTTTGATCAATAGGGTGCTTTTTCCACAATCTCGCGCAGAAACCAATGGGATTGAGGATGCCAGGTTCGTAACGTTTACCGAGGAGGGCAAGACCTCTTACTTGGGAACTTATACCGCTTACAATGGCCGGGAAATTCGCCCCCAGCTGATCGTAACGACCGATTTTCGTCATTATAAAATCGGCCCCTTTTATGGCGCTGCCGCTTCCGATAAAGGAATGGCCCTCTTTCCCGAAAAAATTGCGGGCCGTTATGCGATGATTGGCCGACAAGGAGGCCGTAGTTTGTCAATTATGTATTCCGATGATCTCTATTTTTGGGAGGAGGCGCTTCCGCTGCAAGCTCCTGAGCGGGGCTGGGAGATGTTGCAAATTGGCAATTGTGGAAGCCCCGTCAAGACCGATGCTGGCTGGCTGTTGCTCACCCATGGCGTGGGGCCCATGCGTAAATATGTGCTGAGTTGTTCCCTCCTCGATCTCGAACATCCAGAGAAGGTGTTGGCCAGTTTGGATTTGCCGCTGTTGTCACCGAATTCGGAAGAAAGAGAGGGCTACGTGCCCAATGTGCTGTACACCTGTGGTATGATGGCCCATGCTGGCCGGTTGATTATTCCTTACGCCATGTCCGACAATGCGATCAGTTTTGCAACAATAGCGGAGGAGGATCTAATTGCTGAATTATTAAAAAACAACTAG